Proteins encoded in a region of the Litoribacterium kuwaitense genome:
- the gatA gene encoding Asp-tRNA(Asn)/Glu-tRNA(Gln) amidotransferase subunit GatA has protein sequence MSLFNESMKSLHEKIHTKDIAARDLVDASFSRISAVDQDVRAFLTLNEEAARAAAQKLDDAEEKTGALFGMPIGIKDNIVTNELQTTCASKILDGFHPVHDATVVEKLNAANAIAIGKLNMDEFAMGSSNENSAYKATRNPWNTDYVPGGSSGGSAAAVAAGEVFFSLGSDTGGSIRQPAAYCGVVGLKPTYGRVSRFGLVAFASSLDQIGPLTRTVEDNAYLLQTIAGRDSHDATSAPLDVPDYVSQLTGDVKGLKIAVPKEYLGEGVSAEVKEKVMEALKVLEGLGATWEEVSLPHSKYALATYYLLSSSEASANLARFDGVRYGYRSDNAENLIDMYKQSRSEGFGDEVKRRIMLGTFALSSGYYDAYYKKAQKVRTLIKQDFEQIFEKYDVVIGPTTPTTAFKVGEKTQDPLTMYANDILTIPVNLAGVPGISVPCGFANGLPVGLQIIGKHYDEGTVFRAAHAFEQATDHHKARPSLGEGEQR, from the coding sequence ATGTCCCTATTTAATGAATCCATGAAATCGCTGCACGAAAAGATACATACGAAAGACATTGCTGCTCGTGACCTCGTCGATGCCTCTTTTTCCCGGATCTCGGCGGTCGACCAAGACGTTCGTGCGTTTTTAACACTCAATGAAGAGGCTGCCAGAGCTGCCGCACAAAAATTAGACGACGCCGAAGAAAAGACAGGCGCGTTGTTTGGGATGCCTATTGGAATTAAGGACAATATTGTCACAAACGAGCTGCAAACGACGTGTGCAAGTAAAATTCTCGACGGCTTTCATCCAGTCCACGATGCGACCGTTGTCGAAAAATTGAACGCAGCTAATGCGATCGCCATTGGGAAACTCAACATGGACGAATTTGCGATGGGCTCTTCCAATGAAAACTCTGCCTATAAAGCGACACGAAACCCGTGGAATACGGACTACGTCCCTGGCGGATCAAGTGGTGGATCAGCAGCAGCCGTGGCAGCAGGTGAAGTTTTCTTCTCACTCGGCTCAGATACGGGCGGTTCAATCAGGCAGCCGGCAGCGTACTGTGGTGTTGTCGGACTAAAGCCAACCTACGGACGCGTTTCCCGTTTCGGTCTCGTTGCCTTTGCGTCTTCTTTAGATCAGATCGGGCCTTTAACGAGAACAGTAGAAGACAACGCCTATTTACTGCAAACCATTGCCGGCCGTGATAGCCATGATGCAACGTCAGCACCCCTCGACGTTCCTGATTACGTTTCACAACTCACCGGTGACGTAAAAGGGCTTAAAATCGCCGTTCCGAAAGAATACCTTGGCGAAGGCGTCTCTGCTGAAGTGAAAGAAAAGGTCATGGAAGCATTGAAGGTGCTTGAAGGTCTTGGTGCGACGTGGGAAGAAGTGTCACTTCCACACTCAAAGTATGCGTTAGCGACGTATTACTTGCTGTCGTCATCCGAAGCTTCAGCAAACCTTGCCCGTTTTGACGGTGTTCGTTACGGTTATCGCTCAGACAACGCGGAAAACTTAATTGATATGTACAAGCAGTCACGCAGTGAAGGGTTTGGCGACGAGGTCAAACGCCGCATCATGCTCGGTACTTTTGCTCTTTCTTCAGGCTATTACGATGCCTATTACAAAAAAGCGCAAAAAGTGCGTACGTTAATTAAGCAAGATTTCGAGCAAATTTTTGAAAAATACGATGTTGTGATCGGACCAACGACACCAACGACTGCTTTTAAAGTCGGTGAAAAGACACAAGATCCGTTGACGATGTACGCGAACGATATTTTAACCATTCCAGTGAACCTCGCTGGCGTTCCCGGCATTTCCGTACCGTGTGGCTTCGCAAATGGCTTGCCGGTCGGGCTGCAAATCATCGGAAAGCATTACGATGAAGGCACGGTCTTCCGGGCAGCTCACGCATTTGAACAAGCAACTGACCATCATAAAGCAAGACCGTCTCTTGGAGAGGGGGAGCAACGATGA
- the gatB gene encoding Asp-tRNA(Asn)/Glu-tRNA(Gln) amidotransferase subunit GatB: MNLETIIGLEVHVELKTDTKIFCNCSTAFGAPPNTNVCPICLGHPGVLPVLNKRAVDFAMRASMALNCQVATETKFDRKNYFYPDNPKAYQISQFDKPIGEHGWIEIEVDGKKKRIGVTRVHLEEDAGKLTHARGGSSLVDFNRQGTPLIEIVSEPDMRSPEEAYAYLEKLKSIIQYTGVSDCKMEEGSLRCDANISLRPYGQDEFGTKTELKNLNSFNYVQKGLEYEEKRQERELLAGNEILQETRRYDESTKKTILMRVKEGSDDYRYFPEPDLEELYIDNAWKERVRGDIPELPDARKERYVKDLGLPAYDAMVLTLTKEMSDFFEETVVAGADAKQASNWLMGEVSAYLNANALEFKDIALTPEGLGKLIGLIEKGTISSKIAKKVFKDLIEKGGDPEKIVEDKGLVQISDPSQLAGIVEEVVTNNPQSIEDFKNGKDRALGFLVGQVMKATKGKANPQMVNQLINEELEKH, from the coding sequence ATGAACCTAGAAACGATTATCGGACTTGAAGTGCACGTAGAGCTTAAAACCGACACGAAAATTTTCTGTAACTGCTCGACGGCCTTCGGAGCGCCGCCAAATACAAATGTCTGCCCAATTTGTCTCGGTCATCCAGGCGTCTTGCCTGTATTAAACAAACGCGCTGTCGATTTTGCGATGAGAGCAAGCATGGCGTTGAACTGTCAAGTTGCCACGGAAACAAAATTCGACCGAAAAAACTATTTTTATCCAGACAACCCGAAAGCCTATCAGATTTCCCAATTTGACAAGCCGATCGGCGAGCACGGCTGGATCGAAATCGAAGTCGATGGCAAGAAGAAACGTATCGGTGTTACCCGCGTTCACCTAGAAGAAGATGCAGGAAAGCTAACGCACGCTCGCGGTGGCTCTTCCCTCGTCGACTTTAACCGTCAAGGAACGCCTTTAATCGAGATCGTTTCTGAGCCGGATATGCGCTCTCCAGAAGAAGCGTATGCTTACCTTGAAAAACTAAAGTCAATCATTCAGTACACAGGCGTATCTGACTGTAAAATGGAAGAAGGCTCACTCCGCTGTGACGCCAACATCTCCTTACGCCCATACGGTCAAGACGAATTTGGTACGAAAACCGAGCTGAAAAACTTAAACTCGTTTAACTATGTCCAAAAAGGTCTAGAATATGAAGAGAAGCGTCAAGAAAGAGAGCTTTTGGCCGGAAACGAAATTCTTCAGGAGACGCGCCGTTATGACGAGTCGACGAAAAAGACGATTCTCATGCGTGTGAAAGAAGGATCTGACGACTATCGTTACTTCCCAGAGCCTGATTTAGAAGAGTTGTACATCGATAACGCTTGGAAAGAGCGCGTTCGCGGCGACATTCCCGAGCTACCTGACGCTCGTAAAGAGCGGTACGTTAAAGATTTAGGACTCCCAGCTTATGACGCGATGGTGCTCACATTGACGAAGGAAATGTCCGATTTCTTCGAGGAAACCGTTGTAGCCGGAGCAGACGCTAAACAAGCTTCCAACTGGCTTATGGGCGAAGTTTCCGCCTACTTGAACGCCAACGCCCTTGAGTTCAAAGATATTGCTTTAACACCAGAAGGGTTAGGTAAGCTTATCGGCTTAATTGAAAAAGGCACGATTTCCTCGAAAATCGCGAAAAAAGTGTTTAAAGATCTGATCGAAAAAGGCGGCGACCCAGAAAAAATCGTCGAAGACAAAGGTCTTGTACAAATTTCTGACCCATCCCAGCTTGCTGGCATCGTTGAAGAAGTGGTCACGAACAACCCACAGTCGATTGAAGACTTTAAAAATGGTAAAGACCGTGCGCTCGGCTTCCTCGTCGGCCAAGTGATGAAGGCGACGAAAGGGAAGGCCAACCCGCAAATGGTTAACCAGCTCATTAACGAAGAACTCGAAAAGCACTAA
- the gatC gene encoding Asp-tRNA(Asn)/Glu-tRNA(Gln) amidotransferase subunit GatC produces MSRITKDEVKHVAHLARLAVTEEEAEHFASQLDDIISFMDQLNELDTDQVKPTAHVIDMQNDLREDKVEPWLTNDKALKNAPDEEDGQVRVPSILE; encoded by the coding sequence TTGTCTCGAATTACTAAGGATGAAGTAAAACACGTCGCGCATTTAGCCAGACTCGCTGTGACAGAGGAGGAGGCAGAGCATTTTGCCTCTCAGCTTGATGATATTATCTCGTTTATGGATCAGTTGAATGAGCTCGACACAGATCAAGTCAAGCCGACGGCCCACGTCATTGATATGCAAAATGATTTGCGCGAAGACAAGGTAGAGCCGTGGTTAACGAATGATAAAGCATTGAAGAATGCACCAGATGAAGAAGACGGACAAGTTCGTGTACCGTCCATTTTAGAATAA
- the ligA gene encoding NAD-dependent DNA ligase LigA translates to MTHEEAKRRIDKLKPLIEKYNEEYHVNDAPSVPDSEYDRLKAELIQLEEEYPDLKTDDSPTQRVGGPPLDSFQKVRHAQAMLSLDNAFDEASLRDFDRRVRDGIGDSFSYVAELKIDGLAVSLLYENGRFVRGATRGDGTTGEDITENLKTIHAIPLRLKEPVTIEVRGEAYMPKASFKALNEVREEEGGALFANPRNAAAGSLRQLDPKIAAKRNLSIFVYSVGQFDGTLDSHSETLDYLDTLGFKTNPERQRCETVEEAMAYVQYWSARRADLPYEIDGIVFKVDRLFQQEELGFTAKSPRWAIAYKFPAEEVVTQLHEVELNIGRTGVVTPTAILEPVQVAGTTVQRASLHNEDLIHEKDIRVGDYVIIKKAGDIIPEVVASLPERRTGEEEVFQMPKQCPECDSELIRIEGEVALRCVNPQCPAQLREALIHFVSRNAMNIDGLGEKIIVQLFTHGLIQDVSDLYQLKYDQLIQLERMGEKSTNNLLASIDASKGNSLEKLLFGLGIRFIGAKAARTLAERFHSMDHLRKASKEELLDVDEIGEKMADAIVQYFEQPEVSALLERLEQAGVNMSYTGPIREEAANEESPFYGKTVVLTGKLERFTRGELKDIIEQAGGKVTGSVSKKTDLVIAGEEAGSKRTKAEELGIDIWSEADLSPYI, encoded by the coding sequence ATGACGCATGAAGAAGCCAAAAGACGGATCGATAAGCTAAAGCCACTGATTGAAAAATACAATGAGGAGTATCACGTGAACGATGCTCCTTCTGTTCCCGACAGCGAGTACGACCGGCTGAAAGCTGAATTGATTCAACTAGAAGAAGAATATCCAGACTTAAAAACAGACGACTCCCCAACCCAACGTGTGGGTGGTCCGCCACTTGACAGCTTCCAAAAGGTGCGGCATGCTCAGGCGATGCTCAGCCTTGATAACGCCTTTGATGAAGCAAGTTTACGCGACTTTGACCGCCGCGTACGCGATGGCATCGGTGACTCTTTTTCTTATGTGGCTGAGCTGAAGATTGATGGTCTTGCTGTGTCGCTGCTCTATGAAAATGGACGTTTTGTACGCGGAGCTACTCGTGGCGACGGGACTACGGGCGAGGATATTACCGAAAACTTAAAGACCATTCATGCGATCCCTCTGCGGCTCAAGGAACCTGTCACGATCGAGGTGCGTGGTGAAGCCTATATGCCTAAAGCTTCTTTCAAAGCGTTAAACGAAGTGCGTGAAGAGGAAGGGGGCGCGCTCTTTGCGAACCCACGTAATGCGGCTGCGGGCTCTCTTCGGCAGCTTGATCCGAAAATCGCCGCTAAGCGCAATCTATCTATTTTTGTATATAGTGTCGGTCAATTTGACGGAACACTCGACTCCCACTCTGAAACATTAGATTACTTAGACACGCTCGGTTTCAAAACAAATCCAGAGCGTCAGCGGTGCGAAACGGTTGAAGAGGCGATGGCGTATGTTCAATATTGGTCGGCTAGACGTGCAGATTTGCCTTATGAGATCGACGGCATTGTCTTTAAGGTCGACCGCCTTTTTCAGCAAGAAGAGCTTGGCTTTACTGCAAAAAGTCCTCGTTGGGCGATTGCCTACAAATTTCCGGCGGAAGAAGTGGTCACACAGCTACATGAGGTTGAATTAAACATCGGCAGAACCGGTGTCGTTACGCCAACGGCAATCCTAGAGCCCGTTCAAGTCGCCGGAACGACAGTACAAAGAGCGTCATTACATAACGAAGACTTGATCCATGAAAAAGACATCCGCGTCGGCGACTACGTCATTATTAAAAAAGCCGGCGACATCATTCCGGAAGTGGTCGCATCCCTGCCAGAAAGACGGACGGGTGAAGAAGAAGTCTTCCAGATGCCAAAGCAATGCCCAGAATGCGACAGTGAGCTCATTCGCATTGAAGGAGAGGTCGCATTACGCTGTGTCAATCCGCAATGTCCGGCACAGCTGAGAGAAGCGCTCATCCATTTTGTCTCCAGAAACGCCATGAATATTGACGGTTTAGGCGAAAAAATAATTGTTCAGCTTTTTACGCACGGTTTAATTCAGGACGTCTCAGACCTTTATCAGCTTAAATACGATCAGCTTATTCAGCTTGAACGCATGGGCGAGAAGTCAACCAACAATTTGCTTGCGTCAATTGATGCGTCCAAAGGGAATTCGCTCGAAAAGCTTTTGTTTGGTCTAGGGATTCGTTTTATCGGTGCGAAAGCAGCACGCACGCTCGCTGAACGGTTCCATTCGATGGATCATTTACGTAAAGCCTCTAAAGAAGAACTGCTTGATGTCGATGAAATTGGTGAAAAAATGGCGGATGCGATCGTGCAGTATTTTGAGCAGCCAGAAGTGTCAGCTCTTTTGGAGCGATTGGAACAAGCTGGCGTCAACATGAGCTATACTGGACCAATTCGTGAGGAAGCGGCCAATGAAGAGTCACCTTTTTACGGTAAAACCGTCGTGCTCACCGGAAAGCTTGAGCGTTTTACCCGAGGGGAATTGAAAGACATCATTGAGCAGGCCGGCGGTAAAGTCACCGGCAGTGTCTCGAAAAAAACAGACCTTGTCATTGCTGGTGAAGAAGCCGGCTCGAAGCGAACAAAAGCAGAAGAGCTCGGCATTGACATTTGGAGCGAAGCAGATTTGTCGCCGTATATTTAA
- a CDS encoding diacylglycerol kinase, protein MKRARLIYNPTSGREQIKRELPDILNRLEALGYEASSHATTGHGDAIEAARIAVERRYDLVIAAGGDGTINEVVNGIAEQSWRPKLALLPTGTTNDFARALHIPRSVDKAMEVIEAGHTASLDIGKVNDTYFVNIAGAGKLTELTYEVPSKLKTVLGQLAYYLKGVEMLPFIKPSYVEIEYDGKLFEGEVMLFLVSNSNSIGGFEKLAPDALLNDGMFELIILKKTNVAEFIRIATLALRGEHIKDRNVLYTKASRVKVKTKDHMQLNLDGEYGGDLPGEFENLYRHIEMIVPADPNKVSQEESS, encoded by the coding sequence ATGAAGCGCGCGCGTCTCATATATAACCCAACCTCCGGTAGAGAACAAATTAAACGGGAGCTTCCAGATATTTTGAATCGATTGGAAGCCCTCGGTTATGAAGCATCTTCCCATGCCACCACCGGTCATGGGGATGCGATCGAGGCTGCACGTATTGCCGTCGAGCGGCGATACGACCTTGTCATCGCTGCTGGGGGAGACGGCACGATAAATGAAGTCGTGAACGGCATCGCAGAACAATCCTGGCGGCCAAAGCTTGCTCTCTTGCCAACAGGAACAACAAATGACTTTGCCCGTGCCCTGCACATCCCCCGCTCCGTCGATAAAGCGATGGAAGTCATTGAAGCCGGACATACCGCCTCGCTTGACATCGGTAAAGTGAACGACACCTATTTCGTCAATATCGCCGGTGCTGGAAAGCTGACAGAGCTGACGTATGAAGTCCCAAGCAAGCTGAAGACGGTACTCGGGCAGCTCGCCTATTATTTAAAAGGCGTTGAAATGCTTCCATTTATTAAACCGAGCTATGTCGAAATCGAGTACGATGGCAAGCTGTTTGAAGGAGAAGTGATGTTATTTCTCGTTTCAAACTCCAACTCCATCGGCGGTTTTGAAAAGCTCGCGCCCGATGCCCTCTTAAATGACGGGATGTTTGAACTCATCATTTTAAAAAAGACGAACGTCGCCGAATTTATTCGTATTGCAACGCTCGCGTTACGTGGTGAGCACATTAAAGACCGGAACGTCCTTTATACGAAAGCAAGCCGTGTGAAAGTAAAGACAAAAGATCATATGCAGCTCAACCTCGACGGTGAGTATGGCGGAGACTTGCCAGGCGAGTTCGAAAATCTGTACCGGCATATTGAAATGATCGTCCCAGCTGATCCAAATAAAGTGTCACAGGAAGAGTCTTCATAA
- a CDS encoding CamS family sex pheromone protein produces MKRQTAFIWIVAALVFIVTGCNPVLDQEQEEVIQTPEDQQEASAPSIIPTEQISASFYRTVLPFQPGKARGLITSAVINRADINQLETGLMRLSQEPFPTDTHFYQEGQYITTEDVQTWTGRKNEEGEGLNPPLSGEGSLEEQNTESPRYLSHVLEQNYLTKNDSGDYALGGLAIGISMNSVHYYAQEDGYPRETEISRATALAKGKEFADVILQDLRQKEGLSEVPILFTIFQEAPRNSVQPGRFLTQGTAASGKASIDGWANVETYHVVFPSTEATNNHFDDAEKMTLFEEDVSQYFTNYVGVIGKGFYRGDELQQLEIDIPIQFFGKAETIGFTQYVSGLVQEYFPNYIDVEVNITSLERPESLIVREPNQEPFIHIYQ; encoded by the coding sequence TTGAAACGCCAGACAGCATTTATCTGGATTGTCGCTGCACTCGTGTTCATCGTCACAGGGTGTAATCCTGTGCTCGATCAGGAGCAAGAGGAAGTCATTCAGACACCAGAAGATCAGCAAGAAGCATCGGCACCATCTATTATTCCAACCGAACAAATTTCCGCGTCATTTTATCGGACGGTTCTTCCATTTCAACCTGGGAAAGCCCGTGGGCTGATCACAAGTGCAGTGATCAATCGTGCCGATATTAATCAGCTAGAGACAGGGTTAATGCGGCTTTCGCAAGAGCCTTTCCCGACAGATACGCATTTCTATCAGGAAGGTCAATACATTACGACGGAAGATGTACAGACGTGGACAGGACGTAAAAATGAAGAAGGCGAAGGTTTAAACCCACCATTAAGCGGTGAAGGATCACTGGAAGAGCAAAATACAGAGAGTCCAAGATACTTATCGCACGTCCTTGAACAAAACTACTTAACGAAGAATGACAGTGGCGACTATGCTTTAGGCGGTCTTGCGATTGGCATCTCGATGAATTCAGTACATTATTATGCGCAGGAAGACGGCTACCCTCGTGAAACAGAAATTTCGCGAGCGACCGCACTCGCAAAAGGGAAAGAGTTCGCGGATGTGATTTTACAAGACCTTAGGCAAAAAGAAGGTCTTTCTGAAGTGCCAATCTTATTCACAATCTTTCAAGAAGCACCTAGAAACTCAGTCCAACCGGGACGTTTTTTAACGCAAGGGACAGCTGCATCCGGCAAGGCGAGCATCGATGGCTGGGCAAATGTAGAAACGTATCATGTCGTTTTCCCTTCGACAGAGGCGACGAACAATCATTTTGACGATGCTGAAAAAATGACGCTGTTTGAAGAAGACGTCAGTCAGTATTTCACTAATTACGTCGGTGTCATTGGAAAAGGGTTTTATCGAGGCGATGAGCTGCAACAATTAGAAATCGATATTCCTATCCAGTTTTTCGGCAAAGCTGAAACAATTGGTTTTACGCAGTACGTCTCTGGACTCGTCCAAGAGTATTTTCCGAACTATATTGATGTCGAAGTCAACATTACATCGTTAGAACGACCCGAGAGTCTCATTGTACGTGAGCCAAATCAAGAACCTTTTATTCATATTTACCAATAG